ATCCAGTCTTGTGCCGGTACCGCCCAAAATGGTAATCATATGATCTGCTGCATTTCCATCCACATAAGACACGGATGCTTCCTCCTGTGCATGCGTTATCCTCTGCTGCTCTCCTGCAGCCAGAAATTCTCTTGCCTCCTGCAATGCGATCTCAATATCCGCATCATCCTTCTCCGGCCGGAACCTGCGCACAGGAACTCCCTGAGCCTCCCATTTCTTCAGGATTTCCGGAGAAAGTGTATCGAAATCCCCGGTCAGAAGATCCGGCCGGATGCCGTTCTCCCAGCAGAACAACGCCCCTTTATCCACAGCAATTACATAATCATATTCTCTTTTGCTCAAAAAAGCAAGGGCGTATTTTGTATCTATACTGCCCCCGCTGATAATCAATACCTGCATTTTTCTCTCCATATCCTGTGCATTCCGCCATTCCGCCGATCACACGGTTTTCGGGCAATCTCTATTCCATGTATATCCGCTCTACCGTTGATTATACTCATCCAGCACAGACATCAGTGCCCGGGTCTTACCCTCGATATCACCGCCGAACACGGCAGAACCGGCCACGATGATATTGGCCCCGGCGTCCAGCACCTCCCGCAGATTGGCTGCCGACACACCGCCGTCCACCTGAATGTCGGCCTTGCTGCCCCGGGCATCCAGCATGGCTTTCAGCCGACGGATCTTGTCTGTGGAGGACGGGATGTATTTCTGACCGCCCAGTCCCGGCTGCACGCTCATGATGAGCACCATGTCCACCAGATCCAGCACCGGCTCAATCGTTTCCAGTGGGGTAGCCGGATTCAGCGTCACGCCGCAGCGCATGCCTGCCGCCCTGATGCCCTCCAGCGTTGCCCGCACATCCTTGCAGGCTTCCACATGGACGGTCATGCCGTCTGCCCCGGATTTTTGATAAATATCCGTAAACCGTCCCGGCTCCTCCACCATCAGATGTACATCCAGAAAGGCATCTGTCACGGGCCGCAGGGACGCCACGATGGGGTCGCCAAAGCTGATCCGCGGCACAAACTGGCCGTCCATCACATCAATGTGCACATATTTCGCGCCGGCGTCCACCGCCCGCTTCACATCACTGCCCAGCACCGCAAAATCTGCGGATAAAATCGAAGGTGCCAGTATATACATGCTAATATCTCCTTTTCTGTTTCAGTTCTTCATACATGAGTACATAATTGTCATACCGCATCCGGGAAATGGCCCCGACCTCCAGCGCTTCCTTCACCGCACAGCCCGGCTCATGGGTGTGGGTGCAGGGGCTGAAACGGCAGTTCCCCTCGTAGGGGTAAAATTCCGGGATATAGTCTTTCAGCTCTTCTTTTTCCATATCCTCCACATAAAGGGAAGAAAATCCCGGGGTATCCACGATGTACGTGTCCTCCCCCAGGGGGATGAGCTGGGAATGTCTCGTGGTGTGTCGTCCCCGGTCGATCTTCTGGCTCACCATGCCGGTCTCCATCACTTCCACGCCGCCCAGGGCGTTGATGAGGGAAGATTTTCCCACACCGGAAGGGCCCGCCACGGTGGTGGTCTTCCCTTTCAGGAGAC
Above is a window of Oscillospiraceae bacterium NTUH-002-81 DNA encoding:
- the rpe gene encoding ribulose-phosphate 3-epimerase; translation: MYILAPSILSADFAVLGSDVKRAVDAGAKYVHIDVMDGQFVPRISFGDPIVASLRPVTDAFLDVHLMVEEPGRFTDIYQKSGADGMTVHVEACKDVRATLEGIRAAGMRCGVTLNPATPLETIEPVLDLVDMVLIMSVQPGLGGQKYIPSSTDKIRRLKAMLDARGSKADIQVDGGVSAANLREVLDAGANIIVAGSAVFGGDIEGKTRALMSVLDEYNQR
- a CDS encoding thiamine diphosphokinase, translating into MQVLIISGGSIDTKYALAFLSKREYDYVIAVDKGALFCWENGIRPDLLTGDFDTLSPEILKKWEAQGVPVRRFRPEKDDADIEIALQEAREFLAAGEQQRITHAQEEASVSYVDGNAADHMITILGGTGTRLDHMLGTIYAMAGLGPDYPCELVDAHNRVRLLWPGTYVKERKTCTKSYISLLPIGGDVTGITLQGFKYPLHMHTMTCANTLGVSNELTENRGMISFQTGILACFETRD